A genomic window from Lotus japonicus ecotype B-129 chromosome 1, LjGifu_v1.2 includes:
- the LOC130729576 gene encoding protein SAWADEE HOMEODOMAIN HOMOLOG 1-like encodes MNWGPLQDVKFIQVMNSVLDSETPCENGFRKRSADVSECVFASEARSKKDLAWHDVAMCRNFRYSRAGELEVLVRYVGFGKVEDEWVNVKNEMRERSIPLEPSECPKVKDGDLVLCFLERGDYGLYFDARVVRIQRRLHDATDCKCIFTVRFLHDNSEEEIHWKGVCYRPTQDNSTQEKSVVFHKSPKPTQEKSNVAHNSPGPTIEPSLSDIENLWP; translated from the exons ATGAATTGGGGCCCACTTCAAGATGTCAAGTTCATCCAGGTCATGAACTCGGTGCTCGACAGTGAAACTCCTTGTGAGAATGGTTTCC GTAAACGAAGTGCAGATGTTTCAGAGTGCGTGTTCGCGTCTGAAGCAAGATCTAAGAAAGACTTAGCATG GCATGATGTTGCAATGTGTCGCAACTTCAGATATTCGAGGGCTGGCGAACTT GAAGTTCTTGTACGATATGTTGGTTTTGGCAAGGTGGAGGATGAGTGGGTGAATGTGAAAAACGAGATGCGAGAGAGATCTATCCCATtggaaccttcagagtgtcccAAGGTGAAGGATGGAGATCTTGTACTATGTTTCCTG GAAAGGGGTGATTATGGCCTCTACTTTGATGCTCGTGTAGTAAGAATCCAGAGGAGGCTACACGATGCGACAGATTGCAAGTGCATCTTCACTGTTCGGTTTCTCCATGACAACTCTGAG GAAGAAATTCATTGGAAAGGGGTATGCTATAGGCCTACACAAGACAATTCTACACAAGAGAAGTCTGTTGTCTTTCATAAATCCCCAAAACCTACACAAGAGAAATCTAATGTCGCCCATAACTCCCCAGGACCAACCATAGAACCGAGCCTAAGTGACATCGAGAACTTGTGGCCATGA